Below is a window of Leucoraja erinacea ecotype New England chromosome 11, Leri_hhj_1, whole genome shotgun sequence DNA.
ggaagacttAACAGgacctctctaaactaaacaaaattcaaagcagagctagacagagctaGACAGACTCGATACGTAAGGATATTTCCAGTGACTGTACGATCTGGAACAAGGGGTTTTGGACTCAAGATAAGGGGTGAGACATTTAGGGCTGAGAAATGTCTTCATTGTGAAAATGCCGAGCCATTTAAATTCACCCCACAGAAAATGGTGGATGGCAGGTCACTGAATCTTGTTAAGTAGGGGATAGATTTATTTGACATAAAATGCATCAAAATTTATCGGGAGAGAATTGGAATATGATATTGTTTTGAATGATTAAACAGGCTCAAAGTGACAAATAATCCACCCCTGATTCTCTTTTGCTTGTTTCAATACGTTTGGGGATGGTTTGATGTTTTCTTTGTCCTTCACACTTCTGATGTTTATTGTGCAATTTAGTCGAGATAAAAAACAGGAAGCAAAACAGCCCAGAGCTCAGAATAGACGAATCATTGTGGTTAAATTGCAAGGCAGCTCTTCATGCAGCCTAACCATTGCTCTGAATTTTGCATCAGGTCCTGAATGTGATATGGGGAAATGCAGAATCCTTGCACCCTTAAAACCTCACATTTTTTtatattcaaaaataaactttatttcagaataAAACATATATACGAAactagtctgaagggtcccgacttgaaactatccttgtcctccaggagtgctgcctgacactgagttactccagtattttatgtatttctttggtaaaccagcatctgcagttccacattTCTATACAAAACTAACACACTCTTGgtgtctatacattcaatagtgtcaCACTCAGTAGTGTTTGCACCCATATTTACACAATACGCCATTGACTGTTATTTGCCactcctggggtgatatcccttcccttgtatgGGTGACCCACCAGTTCTCCAATGACCAGCAGGGGAAGGACCCAAGACAGTGATCCTCCCTAACAGAGTCTATAAGTTGTTTGTAcaaagcttcagtgcgtccctcagcacgttatactgcagtctggaatgggtcAATCAGCCTCATTCCTAGATGGACCTCTCTTTGTCATATCGTTGTTTTATTCCTCAGCACAGTAACAGTGTATGGGACATGGGGCAATGTTCCTGTCCTCATAATCTAGACTTTGACCCACAGTGGGCAGCACCAGAACAAAAATAATGCATTTGAAGATTTGTCTATAGAAACAAGTAAACAGATTCCTGTCTCTGTATCACCAGCGTCCTCAAGGAGAGACAACCTGCGATCCTTATACAGTGTGTGCTGTACATGACCACGGGGCACAATAACGTGGGTGACTGTGAAGTGGCTCACAATTGGGTCAGTTGAAGGATAATTCAGGATGGCATGAAAGTGTCCACATTTAATGGAAACATTAAAAATGAGAAATGTTCAACTGCTTTTTTCCTTTaccagtcctatagagctgcatcatgacctcctgactctGATGTTCAATGGCCTTAgcattgaaggcaagcatactccaccctatctacttgtgctgccaccttcagtgtccGATCAACTTGTAGCCCAAATGTGCTGAAGATATGTGTCTCAGATAAGCTCAGTCTAAAACTGCACGTTATTTCTCACAGGGAATCCACGAAATGAGGCCGAAGTTTCTCTGCAGCGGTTTTCCAGATGGTTTGATGTTCGGTGTCTTTGTTTTCCTGCTTCGATCTGTTTCCACACAGAGTAAGTGCTTTCACTTCACCGGTCACAATCACCTTGCTGTACTTTATCATTGTCCGTGTAAACCCGCACCCTTTTGTCAATCTCactttcctctccacatccctgaATGTGCTGCTGCTCACAAATCCATGCCATCCTTTTTGGAGCTCCATTCCTGAGCCCCTCGCATCAACTGCCTCCCCTCAGGGAGATATTCCCACCTGTGAGCTTGTTGCACAGGTCGCTGCCCAAGAATCACCCGCAATATCTTCACTTCACGCTCCCGCACAGTTCCGTCGTGCTGCCTCAAACAATAAGTGAGTTCTGTATTCTGAataacgcaaggaatcatgggatttgtcaaagttaGTAAGCTATAACAGTAAATAGATCTCAGCGTTATAGATACAATGAGTATACTTTTGGTCCGATTTTTTGTCTTTTGTCATGGTTGATTCAAAGTTCCAAGATATGAAGCTGGAAGATTTTATGTCATGGAAAGTCGAAGCTTTGAAGATTTTCTTAGCAGAGAGGGGGTTAAAAAATATGGGACGAAAAGCTGTACTTGTAGCTCTTGCTGTAGCTACAGCAATTTAAATCAGTCCAAAGAACTCCTTAAAGTCTATTGAAAGTTATAGAAATCAAACATTTAATttcactccccccaccctcaagaaaaaaaaaatgcgtATCATTTATCTTGGCGATCTCGCTCACTCATGGAGGCATGAACCAATAAAAACGAGAAAAATATCGCAGCTTTTtacaaaggaaaaataaatgcaACAAATTAATAGTTTTAAAACAGTATTTCCTTACTATAGTACTATCGAAACCACAGAGGAAATGAAGCCCTGTTTACACAAATCAGCTCAGCGCCCCTCGAGAGatcggggtgggggagagaccgggggtggggtggatgggtgggggggagaccGGGCGGGAGAACCCCTGGTTCTCTTTTGCATGTTTCAATAGGTTTGGGATAGTTTGATGTTATCTTTGTCCTTCACAATTCTGATATTTATTTACACATTGTGAAATTTAGTTGAGATAAAAAATAGGAAGCGAGTCAGCCCAGAGCTGAGAATAGACGAATCATTGTGGTTAAATGGCAAGACAGCTCTTCATGCAGCCTTGACCATTTCTCTGAATTTTGCATCAGGTCCTGAATGTGATATGGGGAAATGCAGAATCCTTGCACCCTTCAAACCTCACATTTTTTaatattcaaaaataaactttatttcagaataATAAAGACCGGGCAAGGGGGAGCCcaggccgggggaggggggggagactggACCGGCTCTCATCCGGAGAACTGCGTCTCGTTtccagtcaggatcggacccgtgtCCCCGCAACCACAAACGCTGCCAAACTGCAAGCGCTGCATAACCGTCACTGGACCGTCCccggtaaccccccccccccccccccacccccccccccctctcaccccccccgccccccccccccccccaccccacccctcccaacccccccccccccccccccccccccctctaaattCCTTCATTGCTCCTCTTTCCAACAGAAATCAGAAATCTGGTTTATTTCTTGGATAATGGAGGCAACATTACGTTAAAAGGACCGGACAATCCTGGGAGTGACGTTGTTGTTTGGGAATGGAAACCACACTCAGGGCATGGAATCCAGACAGTGTTAACTGGCAGCAGAGCGGACAAGCATTGGACCATCCAGTGGGGCGATGGCTGGAGAGAGAGTGACAAGAACCAGGAGGTGGATGTGGATGCCAGTACTTGTAATCTGACAATAAAAAACAACGCATTTAAATGGGCGGGATTCTTCACTTTGTCTAAAACACAACCGAGGAAGCAAATCCTGAAACAATATGAAATATTTGGGATCAAAGGTGAGTGGGCGAGACACGGATCAATAATGTGTTTCTCTGTATGTAAAGTCACATGTAAATCTATGTTTTGATGTTAATACTCCAGTCACTCTGGGCTGTGGGTAATAATTGGgctacagttaagggcctgtcccccttaCGTAACATtgtcacgcaaattacgcgacctcgtggtcgtgttgaggcgcacgggcatcctATGGccacgtggggccggtcccactgagaggaggggtatgtagttgtgcgtgacatcgcgcggggccccGAAATTTCTGTAGCGAgcaaaatctttgcgcaccaacggcctgtcgcataactgacggccaaagtgggaccggcccaagaCGCTGGCGCGACGCAATTTCTCAcctgcaacagcagcagaagcaggcaaacgatcgccgagctcggcctggggctcacggacgTTGCAGTCCggttccgcccccacttctactcccagagcggggccaagaaaattgaaggtagacacaaaatgcaggagtaactcagcgggaccggcagcatctctggagaggagcaatgggtgacgtttcgggtcaagagccttcttttcagattgaagaagagcctcgacacgaaacgtcacccattccttctctccagagttgctgccattcccacagagttactttgtgtccatcttcaaatgacgtcacgcgctccagacggtagTGTGTACGCATTAAATCGTGCGCGACCCTCGTGGGACCGTCACGGCTCAAcgtgaccatgaggtcgcgtaatttgcgtgccaaggacacgtaagtgggacaggccctttagtttcttCACTTTTCTTTGATCACAGACAATCGCAGTAGCAGGTAACTCAACATGTCCACCAGGGGACTTTTATACGCTCCACAAATTAATTCCCCAATACAACAGTAGGAACCAAAAGACTAACTCATAAGATTAACTTATAAATATCTGATACAATAATTATAATATAATTCGTAGCCTTATTATGACAACAATAGAAATAATTATAATATCATTAGTAGCCATATAATGACTTCAATAGAAATAATATATTgtatagtattattattattataataaaccgtacaaaaataaatgcaatacaatacaacttAGATTACAATCTTCCCTTGCTACAAAAAGAAATGTCCTTATTTAAACAGTGACCAACAAGCCACAGCACTGGCAATAGACACAACAAGtgtctggaggaactcaacaggacaggcagcatctctggagagaaggaatgggtgacgtttcgggttgagatccttcttcttcagactggttaggaataagggaaacgagagatatagacagtgatgtggagagataaagaacaatgaatgaaagatatacacaaaagtgacgatgataaaagaaacaggctgtttgtagcgtgaaaatgagaagctagtgtgaatagggtgggggagggatggagagcgagggaatgcaggggctacctgaagtgagagaaatcaatattcataccacagggctgtaagctgccccagtgaaatatgagatgctgttcctccaatttgcatttagcctcactctgacaatgaaggagaacgaggacagaaaggtctgtgtaggaatgggtagGTCAAttgaagtgtccagcaactgggagatcatgttggttcACGTGGGCTGAACGATGGTGTTCCGTGAAACAATCGACCAGTCTgcctttggtctcgccgatgtaaaagaGTCCAAATCTTGAACAACGAATACagtagattaggttggaggaggtgcaagaaaacctctgcctcacctgaaatagctttcggggtccctggacagagccaagggaggaggtatagtgacaggtgttgcatcttcggcggttgcaggggaaggtatctggggagtgggtggtttgggtgggaaggaatgagttaaccagggagttgcggagggaacggtctctgcggaaggtgggaagggttggagatggggaaatgtggctagtggtgggatcccgttggtggtgGCAAAATttaggaggattatatgttgtgtacaactgctgatgggactagggggactctgtctctgttgtgactagggtgGAGAGGAcgcaagggcagagctgtggaGTACCGAGGAGACAAGAGTGAGGGCCTCAtgaatgatgggagaggggaaccccgttgcctaaagaatgaggacatctcgtatgttgtggtatggaacacctcatctagagtgcagatgcggcgtaaaaGGAAGAATTgaaagtaggggatagagtctttgcaggaagcagggtgggaaaaagtgtagttgagatagttgtgggagtcagtgggtttgtaattgatgtcagtcaatagtgtatttcttgtgatggagactgtgatatcaagaaagggaagggaggtgtcagagatggtccaagaaaATGTGaaagcaggatgaaaattggtggtgaagtggatgttccatgagttctgcatgggtgcatgaGTTAGCAACGATGCAGCATCAATGTAAtgaagatagagtttggggatatggccagtgtacgcctgaaaCAGAGATTGTTCAACATACCGAACCAATAGGGAGTCATAGCTGGGGCCAATGCGGGTGCCCATTGCTACGCCTGGAACATGGAGGAAGTGAAatgagtcaaaggagaagtttttGAGGGTGTGGACCAGCACCGCTAACACCATCActaatttcatcacttctggctgtctgccttccacagcctccaaccataTAGTTTCCCAGCCCCGCAAAGCCAGTTTTTACCTTCTCTcataggcctggccaagctggccacctgcgagtcatggcgccaggtggatgagggctctgcccgagccagctgcctgccgcttttccggggttacgtccgtgcccgggtggttttGGAGAGGGACTATGAACTCTGGGGGAATTCCGGGACcgttgggcaccgcggggggttgaatgcatccttgacaaggactgtaagatagttgtataatagtttattgtttggcttgtattatggtggtgggttgtgttgtgttttattgtcttgtaaATATtactttaatatttgaataaatgtaTTGAACAGCAACAACGTAACTGTGTAGACCGATACTGGTtcagatgagtttattgtcataaacaCCAGGATGAAAATACAtttttgttcacatgaagctcattgAGTAAAAGTTAATGATGGataaaattataaacacaataaaTGCAACACAGCAGAACAGTGCAGAGTTTTCAGAGCTGTCTGAATGAACGCAAAATAAAACTAAGGTACAATAACTGCAAGAACATGTGACAGCACCACCAGGAAGTGCGAGTGAAGGTGATGTCAAGAGTCTGAAATCACTAGGAAATCACTGGGAAAGAAGTTGTTCTTCAGTCTTTATGTCTACGTTATCAGTTGAGGTGAGATTGAGCCCAGTCATTGGACTGTCCACACCACTACTCACTCTGAATCTCATTGATCTGTTTTTCACAGTTGAGGCAAGTCCACAGCGCCCTCTGCTGGGCAGTGACGTCACACTCAGCTGCACCATCTCCAGACTGTCAGATACAGTCAGTCTTCACTGGAGACCAATGGACTCATCCCAGCAGAACAGGAGCAACACTGATCAGATCCGCCTGAATAACACGGTCTATCTGATGGTTCGACATGTTACAGTGGAGGATGGGAAGCTGTATGTGTGTGAAGTGCAGGAAAATGGAAAAATCGTTCATACAAGTAAAGCCAATTTTAATGTTACTGTGGGTGAGTGTCAATACCTCATATTAGATATTGAACATACACTTGTACCATTGGTGCTTATTATAATATCATGTGTGCACCCCGTAAAGAATTGTAGTTTGTGTCCAAAATCTCATTTGTACAAAATGCTTCAGTGTTCAGGGAGAAGCTTCCAGAAAGTCTCCCTGTGGAGCAGCTGCCTGTTCATCTCTGTTTGACAGATACACAATACTGAAAGAATGAATTCTAATATGTTTAgtaagagtaactcagtggggcattaCTGGGGAACattaataagtgacgttttgggtcagaacttttcttcagattgaaatgaTTCCAGCTGCTCCAGACTCGGGCTTCAGATCAGCATTCAGCTAGGAGCAGAACCCAGGAAGAGGGAAGGGCTGGGAATCAATGGGTGTGAATGGGAGAGGGATGGTGGGAATAATGGGAATGAAGTGAAGGTCGGGATTGGATGCAAAGAGAGGTAGGAGGCAGCTGATGTGTGACAGAGAGTGGGGTAGGGCTGATGTTTGCAACATGCTGGCTCTGTATGAGGGTGAGCGAGAGGGTGAGGACACGTTCAGCATTCCCACGGGGGAGTCACTAAGATGCCAGACCAGCTCATAATTATGTAAAACCCACCCCATGAAGATGTCAGTCCTCCTGTGATTCCAGGTTAATGTGTTCACACCATCTTGTTCTGTAACCTGGTCACCCTGTGCTCTTCATCTCTCCCCCAAGCTCCCTGTAGAACTGTCTCTGCTGTGTAGACATTAACACGGACACGAGTGTTGCAAACTCTGCCGGGGTCTGACGTGGAAGGGTCACCATCCAATATATTGTAGacatgaagaactgcagatactgatttacaaaaaagagacaaagtgctgaataATGGTGGATCTGGCAATAtctcaggatgctgcctggcccacgttttcggtcgagacctttcttcagactgattgtaaaagggggagaaagctggaagagggttgGGGGTGTGACAAGGCCTGCAAGTGATAGGGGGACAtaggtgatgggggagggggggttgttgaTTAACAAATGgtcggacaaaggccagagataaaattgTGAACCAGTGTGATATGATAACGATAGAAgacatgtggggggagggggatgcttACATGTTAGTAACCAAAcactggataattcaatgtttgtatcattgggttgcaagctattCCAgcagaatatgagttgctgttgctCCAGTTCAGAACTCCGCGACTGGACAAGAGGAGGAAATGATTTATGTGGGGCAGGGGTAGGCAGaaccaatgggtctgccagggctgcCCTGTTTGTGGTGTTTCAGAAGGAGATAGATAGGGGCTGGTGGACGAttaggttggaggctgtggatggGCGATCGCCAGAGATGATGAGATCAGTGACATTctgggagatggtggcctggtgcctgTATTGTAGTGGGCATCTGTTTTATTTTTAGAAAAAAACCTGAAGTGTTTTGGTGTGGAATTCATGCAAGAAGTCACATTTTGAAACTTATCagatgaacaaaacacaaagaattTTAATAAAAATCTGGTTGGGAATTTTTACCTGATTACCCCTGTGCCTCAGTAACTGTGATGCTGAAAGGAGTTCTATTCTTTTGTCTCTCTGCTATAGACATATACAGCAAACGTCACACACTTTACCGCACCAGCACAGATCACAGTGAAGTCCAGCTGGTTTGCTATTTTCTTCCTGGTTCCGACATTTCTTCTGACGTGTGTACCTGGACATATAGTCGCCTAAATGACCAGGACAAAGTAATAGCATCAGCAACATTCTCTCAACCCATCAATGTCGCCAATACCGCTTTTAAGAATCGACTGATGACCTCAGTGAAACACTTCAAAGGCGAGGATTTTAGTGTGCGGATTGTCCCAGTTTTGTTTGAAGATGCCGGAGTTTACAAATGTTCAGCAGGAACATATCCATTTCTCACCATTGATCTAATCACAGTGAAAGGTAGGAGACAGAATGCTGCCAGTGTTTTCACTGATGAACTAATTGTTTAAAATATAAACAACCTGCTTGTTTCCACAGTCACAGCTGAACCGTCCGATGCAGTGACTGAGGGAGACAACGTTACCCTGACCTGCTCTGTGTCTCACGTCACTGAGTCAATGAGACTGGTTTGGATCAATGGCGATGACAAACGTGTTGGAGAAAAGACACTGACCGTGGAAGAGAAATCACTGAGTCTGGTTATTCAGAAAGTTGAGAGGGGCAGAGGGAATTGGAGATGTGGTTTGTTTCATCAAGACCTGCCCCGGCTTTTAGTCCCGTACTATCAGGAGACCAGTGGTAAGTGACTCAGGATTTGCTCTTCATACTTAGAATCAGGATCACATTTTGATGTCACTTATTGCACTATTTGCCAGTATTCACTCCTCCTTTACAGCCTATGTGGGATGCTTTGGTGTGGTGTAGTGCCTGGGAATATGGACCGTGGGATAACTCCGTGCCCCTGGGTTAATATTGAAACTTCACCTTTCTATGTGTCActgatgggaaagtgggaaagtgacagagctgggacaagcaTTGGGTCCTGTCAGCAAAACAGAGCCTTTCCATTGGACCCTGAACCAATTCCACTGCCGGAATCACTGCCCACAGTCCATCATGCCCATACTGACCGATGCTGAACACAGAGAGACCATCTCACTGATCCTCCTCACTCGGAGCACAGCTGGACCCTGGAGTGTTCAGGATATCTGGATGGAGAACGCTGTTTACATAAGCAGTCCTGCCACCTGTGGTACTATAAACTGTGCaatcatagaatcatgcagcattGGAATGGGCTGCTTACCCAtttcatccatgttgaccagttATACATGTCAATAATGTCCCGTCAGAGACCTCAACTCCATGGCAAATAGATTTTGCTTATCTAATCTCTTCTCAAGTAGCATCCTGTCAATCTCCTCTATACCTTCTCCAGtgctaccacatccttcctgtcatTTGGTGACCAGACTGCATACAGTACTCCAGCTGAGGTCTGACCAAAATTTACACATCTGCCGCATAACTTCCCTACTTCTGTGATCTATGTCCTGACTGATGAACACACTATCCCGTATGCCTTTCCAACCACATTATCTATTTGTGTGTCCACGTTCAAGGATCAATGGACGTACTCCAATGTCCCTCTGTTTCTCAATAATTTGTCAGACCTTGTAATTCATGGTGTATGTCCTAGCCCCATTTGTGCCCCTAGGACACATCACCTCACAAATTCTGGATTAAGATCCATCTTTCATTTCCCAGCACATTTCACCAACACATTGACATCTCTCTGCAGAATAAGACCACTGTCCACACTATCAACAACTTCACTAATCTTGCCTGCCAAATCCACTGCTATCCACTGCAAGACATTTGTGTACATTAGATTCAACAAGGTCCCAGGACCAATCCTTGTGGAACACCATTAGTCACCGTTAGTTACAGGCATCCGGGTGTAAAAATAACTCTCTGTCATCGCCTTCTGTCTCCTGTTGCCATCGATGATTGGACATGGCTGCTGACTGTTTGCAAATAAACCTGCCCTCCTCTGCCCCATCTCCATTGGTCATTGTTGGGTCAACCAGCCCTCCCTCCACTTTTCTCATAGAAGACTTGATTAGACTGGGAGACTGTGAAATGTCCATACAATCTCCCCACACCATCATGGATCTCAGCTCCTCTCAAACTCTTCCCCCAAACCATATGTTCAATAATCTGAATTCACACATTCACAAGGGCTGgtgaacagtgccagagacctgggttcaatcctgaccaagggtgctgtctgtatggtgtttgtacgttctccctgtgatcgtatgGCTTTTCTCCagatcctccggtttcctcccacattgcaaagatttgcaggattgtaggttaagcggtctctgtaaattatctcttgtgtgtaggatggaactattgTGTGGGGTGATCAGTGGCCATCATGCACCCGGTGGgacaaaggacatgtttccaaaCTGCATCTTGAaactaactaaacaaaactaaaccaaacatcatTACTTGTGGTAACTGTGTGCCATTTCTGCTCTCCTCTGATGCCAATCTCATGTGCTTATCAAATTATAAAACGTCTAGCTTAACTGTGATGTATTGTTACATTAGTGATGCAATGGTAAGCTGTTCTATGGATGTACTTCACTGCTTGTTGTAAAATATAGTTGTATTTAAAACTGCTGGGCAAATCACACTTGAATCACATTGGCATTGCGGACAATTGACCAAACAGATGGGACAAATATGGAAGAGTACACTGGTCGACATCGCTGGGCTGGGTTAGAGGGTCTGTTTCACTGCTATAAAATTATATCATTCTATAAACTATAACTAACAACCtttttaaagaaaacaatttCACAGTATTCAGTACGACATAGATCAGACTGAGAAGTTATCGTCCGATATTAAAACACTATTTTGCTTTTCTGGCAGGGACTACTATTTACCTTTTCCACCAGGAAGGCAACTATGTGTTGAAAGGACCAGACAGTCCTGGAAATGGCCCCATTGACTTGGAATGGAGGCCACACTCAGGGCAACAAACCACAAAGCAATTGGCTACTTTTCACAGAGAAGATCAGCAGTGGGCCGTACAATGGAGTGATGAGTACAATCAAATACCAGGCATTTCCCAGAGTATGCATATGGACTGGGGTACCCTTAATCTGAGGATCAGGAAACCCATCTTTGAACTTGCAGGGCTCTTCACCTGGAATCAGGCACAGCCCAGTGGGAAAATCCTGAGACAGTGGGAACTATTTGTGATCAAAGGTATGTCGGAGGAGGAACAGAAAGGGTAGACAAATGTGTTTTTCTGTAACGTTTTCCACAAATTTGTGACAGATTGTTGGAATTAGGTCAGTTATTTGATGAGTTTTTTTTATACAAACAATGCTGCAGAGTTAATGAATTGATGAATATCCCCACAATTTGGAAACGGCCAAGACTGACAGATGTGGAATCATCAATTTTTTAATGACATGTATAGCCATTTTACTGCTCTGTTacccccacacctccaccccaCCATTCATTCTAATTCAATAACAGAAATGGCTGGAAAATTtcacagcacgtcaggcagcatttgcagaaagagaaacagtcaagATTTCTGGGAACGACTTGAGGAAGACGGCAGCCCAGGCAGCAT
It encodes the following:
- the LOC129701496 gene encoding uncharacterized protein LOC129701496 encodes the protein MRPKFLCSGFPDGLMFGVFVFLLRSVSTQKIRNLVYFLDNGGNITLKGPDNPGSDVVVWEWKPHSGHGIQTVLTGSRADKHWTIQWGDGWRESDKNQEVDVDASTCNLTIKNNAFKWAGFFTLSKTQPRKQILKQYEIFGIKVEASPQRPLLGSDVTLSCTISRLSDTVSLHWRPMDSSQQNRSNTDQIRLNNTVYLMVRHVTVEDGKLYVCEVQENGKIVHTSKANFNVTVDIYSKRHTLYRTSTDHSEVQLVCYFLPGSDISSDVCTWTYSRLNDQDKVIASATFSQPINVANTAFKNRLMTSVKHFKGEDFSVRIVPVLFEDAGVYKCSAGTYPFLTIDLITVKVTAEPSDAVTEGDNVTLTCSVSHVTESMRLVWINGDDKRVGEKTLTVEEKSLSLVIQKVERGRGNWRCGLFHQDLPRLLVPYYQETSGTTIYLFHQEGNYVLKGPDSPGNGPIDLEWRPHSGQQTTKQLATFHREDQQWAVQWSDEYNQIPGISQSMHMDWGTLNLRIRKPIFELAGLFTWNQAQPSGKILRQWELFVIKVEADSPRPVMGSDITLSCTISRLPDTVSLYWKPRGSSQQNRRNNTDQIHLNNTVYLMIQHVGAGNPNLYTWEVLENGSIVLTGDTNVEVDQDLYNKMYTVYRSVTDHSELDLICEASLELNETKWTWRSQHVQNQEKEIYFSHRSEPIHVDMSYFGNRLKTTEGNVNGTNFRVRIVPVQFADAGVYTCYIGSNKYVTIDLITVTAEQSNAATEGDNVTLTCSVSKVTKSMRLVCINGDGKIVGEKISKEPRQEETSLQLIIPKAVADKRNHRCGLFLQNTPKVLIPYGLNALQSNGKCLVFCCL